A section of the Acidobacterium capsulatum ATCC 51196 genome encodes:
- a CDS encoding efflux RND transporter permease subunit, whose protein sequence is MSPSRPFILRPIATSLLMAAILLVGIVAYRQLPISALPQVDYPTIQVLTFYPGASPDVTASTVTAPLERQFGEMPGLSQMTSTSAGGVSVIVLQFSLQLNIDVAEQEVQAAINAAQSLLPANLPAPPVYNKTNPADAPILTMGVTSNTMQLSQVEDLIDTRLVPKLAQISGVGMVTISGGQRPAVRIQVNPTKLAGYGISLEAVRTALTQASVNAAKGNFDGPRLDYQIDSNDQLTEANEYNDVVIAYQNGAPVFLKNVATVINGVENENQAAWMNRQPAIILNIQRQPGANTISVVRSIKEALPQLEATLPAGIQLHQLTDLTTSIQASVNDVEFELLLTIGLVVMVIFLFLRSLYATIIPSVAVPLSLVGTFGAMYLLGYSLDNLSLMALTISTGFVVDDAIVMIENISRYLEEGYSPMEAAFKGSGQIGFTILSLTVSLIAVLIPLLFMGDVVGRLFREFAVTLAVTIIISAVVSLTLTPMMCSRILRHDPKAQQGRFYQASERVFNGMIGFYGRTLKVVLRFQPLTLLVAVATLVLTIFLYIVIPKGFFPTQDTGVIQAISQGPPAISFDAMTKRQQELADIVLKDPAVESLSSFIGVDGINTTMNTGRMSINLKPINQRDASAADVIRRLQNKLAQVQGIHLYMQPVQDITVDDRVSRTQYQYTLEDPDSDELNEWADKFVARLKKLPDLEDVATDQLTGGRAINVDIDRVTASRLGIAPSTIDNVLYDAYGQRQINTLYTSLNQYHVIMETSPEWRENPGNLGDLYVQSNISAGASGPAAATTFAASGSSSAGSNATTTGVRYTPSSGVMSVPGNLISTSGLTVNGSSLSSGTYGGVTPNTTTQAVSNSAVPLSAFTRISYGTELLSINHQGQFPSVTVSFNLGPHAALGNAINSVDKVASQMGFPASLQHGWEGTAQAFKSSLSNEALLILAALVVVYIVLGVLYESFIHPITILSTLPSAGVGALLALFLFGQNLNVVAIIGIILLIGIVQKNGILIVDFALEAERVRGLNATEAIYEACLLRFRPIMMTTMAALLGGLPLALGTGYGSELRRPLGIAMVGGLLLSQVLTLYTTPVIYIFFDNLGRRLGRKPQGPHPQPPAQTELA, encoded by the coding sequence TGATGGCCGCCATTCTGCTGGTGGGTATTGTGGCTTACCGGCAGTTGCCCATCTCTGCCTTGCCGCAGGTGGACTATCCCACCATTCAGGTGCTCACCTTTTATCCCGGGGCAAGCCCTGACGTGACGGCTTCGACGGTCACGGCTCCCCTGGAGCGCCAGTTTGGCGAGATGCCCGGTCTGAGCCAGATGACCTCGACCAGCGCGGGCGGCGTGTCGGTGATCGTGCTGCAGTTCAGTCTGCAGTTGAACATCGACGTCGCCGAGCAGGAAGTGCAGGCGGCCATCAATGCCGCGCAGAGCCTGCTGCCGGCGAATTTGCCCGCGCCTCCGGTCTACAACAAAACCAATCCGGCCGATGCGCCCATTCTGACCATGGGCGTCACCTCAAACACCATGCAGCTCTCGCAGGTCGAAGACCTGATTGATACGCGGCTGGTGCCGAAGCTTGCCCAGATCAGCGGCGTGGGCATGGTGACCATCAGCGGCGGCCAGCGGCCGGCGGTTCGCATTCAGGTCAACCCCACCAAGCTGGCCGGGTACGGCATCAGCCTTGAGGCCGTGCGCACCGCGCTCACACAGGCCAGCGTGAATGCCGCCAAGGGCAACTTTGACGGGCCACGGCTCGACTATCAGATTGACTCGAACGACCAGCTCACCGAGGCGAACGAGTACAACGATGTGGTCATCGCCTATCAGAATGGCGCGCCGGTCTTTTTGAAGAACGTGGCCACCGTGATCAACGGCGTCGAAAACGAGAATCAGGCTGCGTGGATGAACCGCCAGCCTGCGATCATTCTCAACATTCAGCGTCAGCCCGGGGCCAATACCATCTCGGTGGTGCGCAGCATCAAAGAAGCGCTGCCGCAACTGGAAGCGACACTGCCGGCGGGCATTCAACTGCACCAGCTCACCGACCTGACCACCAGCATTCAGGCCAGCGTCAACGACGTGGAGTTTGAACTGCTGCTCACCATCGGGCTGGTGGTGATGGTCATCTTCCTCTTTCTGCGCAGCCTCTACGCGACCATCATTCCCAGCGTGGCCGTGCCGCTTTCGCTGGTGGGCACCTTTGGCGCGATGTATCTGCTGGGCTACAGTCTCGACAACCTCTCGCTGATGGCGCTGACCATCTCCACCGGCTTTGTGGTGGATGACGCGATCGTGATGATTGAGAACATCTCGCGTTATCTCGAAGAGGGCTATTCGCCGATGGAGGCCGCCTTCAAGGGCTCCGGACAGATCGGCTTCACCATTCTGTCGTTGACGGTCTCGCTGATTGCCGTTCTGATTCCGCTGCTCTTCATGGGCGACGTGGTAGGGCGTCTCTTCCGCGAGTTTGCCGTGACGCTGGCGGTGACCATCATCATCTCGGCCGTGGTCTCGCTCACACTGACGCCGATGATGTGTTCGCGCATTCTGCGGCATGATCCCAAGGCGCAGCAGGGCCGCTTCTATCAGGCCTCGGAGCGCGTCTTCAACGGCATGATCGGCTTTTACGGCCGCACCCTAAAGGTGGTGCTGCGCTTTCAGCCCCTCACGCTGCTTGTGGCCGTGGCTACGCTCGTGCTCACGATTTTTCTGTACATCGTGATTCCCAAAGGCTTCTTTCCCACGCAGGACACAGGCGTCATCCAGGCCATTTCGCAGGGGCCGCCGGCAATTTCATTTGATGCGATGACGAAGCGCCAGCAGGAACTGGCCGACATTGTTCTCAAAGACCCGGCGGTGGAGAGCTTGTCCTCGTTCATCGGCGTGGACGGCATCAACACCACGATGAATACGGGCCGCATGTCGATCAACCTGAAGCCGATCAATCAGCGCGATGCGAGCGCGGCCGATGTGATCCGGCGGCTGCAGAACAAGCTGGCCCAGGTGCAGGGTATTCACCTGTATATGCAGCCCGTGCAGGACATCACCGTGGATGACCGCGTGAGCCGCACGCAATACCAGTACACGCTCGAAGACCCCGACAGCGACGAGTTGAATGAGTGGGCCGATAAATTTGTGGCCCGGCTCAAGAAGCTGCCCGATCTTGAAGACGTGGCCACGGACCAGCTCACCGGCGGCCGGGCAATCAATGTGGACATTGACCGCGTGACCGCCTCGCGGCTCGGCATTGCGCCCTCGACCATCGACAACGTGCTGTATGACGCCTATGGGCAGCGCCAGATCAATACGCTCTACACCTCGCTCAACCAGTACCACGTCATCATGGAGACCTCGCCCGAGTGGCGCGAGAATCCAGGGAATCTGGGCGACCTGTATGTGCAGTCGAACATCTCGGCGGGTGCCAGCGGGCCGGCCGCCGCGACCACATTTGCAGCCTCCGGTTCCAGCTCGGCCGGCTCCAACGCGACGACGACCGGAGTGCGCTACACGCCCTCGTCCGGCGTGATGAGCGTGCCCGGCAACCTGATCTCCACCTCGGGGCTGACGGTGAATGGCAGCTCGCTGAGCAGCGGCACCTATGGCGGAGTCACTCCGAACACCACCACGCAGGCTGTCAGCAACAGCGCCGTACCCTTGAGCGCGTTCACGCGCATCAGCTACGGAACCGAGTTGCTCTCGATCAATCATCAGGGGCAATTCCCGTCGGTGACGGTTTCCTTCAACCTGGGGCCGCATGCGGCGCTGGGCAATGCCATCAACTCGGTGGATAAGGTGGCCTCGCAGATGGGCTTTCCCGCCAGCCTGCAGCATGGCTGGGAGGGCACGGCGCAGGCCTTCAAGAGCTCGCTCTCCAACGAGGCTCTGCTGATTCTGGCCGCGCTGGTGGTGGTCTACATTGTGCTGGGTGTGTTGTATGAGAGCTTCATCCACCCCATCACGATTCTCTCCACGCTGCCGTCGGCCGGTGTGGGCGCGCTGCTGGCGCTGTTCCTCTTCGGGCAAAATCTCAACGTGGTCGCCATCATCGGCATCATTCTGCTCATCGGCATCGTGCAGAAGAACGGCATTCTGATCGTCGACTTCGCGCTTGAAGCCGAACGTGTGCGCGGCCTGAATGCGACTGAAGCTATTTATGAAGCGTGCCTGTTGCGCTTTCGCCCAATCATGATGACCACCATGGCCGCGCTGCTCGGCGGTCTGCCGCTGGCGCTCGGCACTGGCTATGGTTCTGAGCTGCGGCGTCCGCTGGGCATTGCCATGGTGGGCGGCCTGCTGTTGAGCCAGGTGCTCACGCTCTACACCACGCCGGTCATCTACATCTTCTTTGACAATCTTGGCCGGCGGCTCGGTCGCAAGCCACAAGGACCCCACCCGCAGCCGCCCGCGCAGACGGAGCTGGCATGA
- a CDS encoding efflux RND transporter permease subunit codes for MNPCAPFIRRPVATTLLTLAVAIAGAVGYSVLPVAPLPQVDFPTINVNASLPGASAETMATSVATPLERQFGQISGVTEMTSSSSLGSASITLQFDLNRDINGAANDVQAAINAARTYLPANLPSNPNYFKENPADSPILIMSLTSKKYDTTYMYDKASTIFQQKLSQINGVGQVFIGGASSPSVRVEVNPTQLESYGLTLPDLQAALSTQNADLPRGQIANSSMTADVITNDQISKAAQYQPLIVGYHNGAAVRLDQVARVYDGSQNVRTAGYTDGVPSVTVIIFRQPGANVIQTVDRIKAQLPALEADIPTGIDVHIVHDRTVTIRASVKDVELTLLVALVLVVLVVFIFLRSPRATLIPSVAVPVSIIGTFAVMYLLGFSLDNLSLMALTISTGFVVDDAIVVMENITRHVENGMTPMAAALKGAGEIGFTVFSISMSLIAVFIPILLMGGIIGRLFREFAVTLATAIVVSMVVSLTTTPTMCAHLLKGHEPEKQNRFSRASEKVFDSLLWGYRKSLEWALENPVLILIILGLTIALNFVLIARIPKGFFPEQDTGFLIGGVMGPQDASFPYMNHSLLQIVKVIQADPAVEYVNAYTGGRGSTNNGFVFASLKPLSVRKISATGVINRLRPKLNKLTGAAIFLQSAQDLRIGGRSSNAQYQYTIQSDNEADLLHWGTIIKQHMSRLPGFADVNSDQQDGGLAKQLDYNRMTAARLGQTSQSLDSAVYSAFGQSEVSVIHSPLNQYYVVLEVAPKYWQSPEGLNSIYLKTGSSGSNASSMTPLSQFARFETTTTPLQINHTGQFPSVTISFNLQPGVSLSTATSEIDRMEEQIGLPGTVRGTFSGTLQAFQKSLSTEPMLIITAILAVYIVLGVLYESLMHPLTILSTLPSASVGAMLALMLFHKNLDVISIIGIILLIGIVKKNAIMMIDFALMVERNEGKSPHDSIFEACMLRFRPIMMTTTAALGGALPLAFGTGIGAELRRPLGITIVGGLMLSQIITLYTTPVVYLTLDRLRLRLQGKQRDTFHPGEQAAH; via the coding sequence ATGAACCCCTGCGCACCCTTCATCCGGCGGCCCGTGGCCACCACCCTGCTGACGCTGGCGGTTGCCATCGCCGGTGCGGTGGGCTATTCGGTATTGCCGGTAGCGCCGCTGCCGCAGGTGGACTTCCCGACCATCAACGTGAATGCCAGTCTGCCGGGTGCAAGCGCCGAAACCATGGCGACCTCGGTGGCGACGCCGCTGGAGCGGCAGTTCGGCCAGATCTCGGGCGTGACCGAGATGACCTCGTCCAGTTCGCTCGGCAGTGCGTCCATCACGCTGCAGTTTGATCTGAACCGTGACATCAATGGCGCGGCCAACGATGTGCAGGCGGCTATCAATGCAGCGCGCACCTATCTGCCCGCAAACCTTCCCTCGAACCCAAACTATTTCAAGGAGAATCCCGCCGACAGCCCGATTCTCATCATGTCGCTGACGTCAAAGAAATACGACACCACGTACATGTATGACAAGGCTTCGACGATTTTTCAACAGAAGCTCTCGCAGATTAACGGCGTAGGCCAGGTCTTCATCGGCGGCGCATCCAGCCCCTCCGTGCGTGTGGAGGTGAACCCCACCCAACTGGAGAGTTACGGGCTGACGCTGCCCGACCTGCAGGCCGCTCTGAGCACTCAGAACGCCGATCTGCCGCGCGGGCAGATTGCGAACAGTTCGATGACCGCCGACGTCATCACCAATGACCAGATTTCAAAGGCTGCGCAGTATCAGCCGCTGATCGTGGGCTATCACAACGGTGCGGCGGTTCGCCTTGACCAGGTAGCGCGTGTCTATGACGGTTCACAGAACGTTCGTACTGCCGGATACACAGATGGCGTGCCCTCGGTAACGGTCATCATCTTTCGCCAGCCCGGCGCGAACGTGATTCAGACCGTGGACCGCATCAAAGCCCAATTGCCGGCGCTTGAAGCAGATATTCCAACAGGCATCGATGTACATATCGTGCATGACCGCACGGTGACCATTCGCGCCTCGGTCAAAGACGTGGAGCTGACGCTTCTGGTCGCGCTGGTGCTGGTGGTGCTGGTAGTGTTTATCTTCCTGCGCAGCCCGCGCGCCACGCTGATTCCCTCGGTTGCGGTTCCGGTTTCCATTATTGGCACCTTTGCGGTGATGTATCTTCTGGGCTTCAGCCTCGACAACCTGTCGCTGATGGCGCTGACCATCTCCACGGGCTTTGTGGTCGATGACGCCATCGTGGTGATGGAAAACATCACGCGGCACGTTGAGAACGGCATGACCCCGATGGCCGCGGCGCTCAAGGGTGCGGGCGAAATCGGCTTCACGGTCTTTTCCATCAGCATGTCGCTGATTGCGGTCTTCATTCCCATTCTGCTGATGGGCGGCATTATCGGGCGTCTCTTCCGCGAGTTTGCCGTCACGCTGGCGACGGCCATCGTGGTGTCCATGGTGGTCTCGCTCACCACCACGCCCACCATGTGCGCGCATCTGCTCAAGGGGCACGAGCCAGAGAAGCAGAACCGCTTCAGCCGCGCCAGCGAAAAGGTCTTTGACAGTCTGCTGTGGGGTTACCGCAAATCGCTGGAGTGGGCGCTGGAGAATCCGGTCCTCATCCTGATCATTCTGGGGCTGACCATTGCGCTCAACTTTGTGCTCATCGCGCGCATTCCCAAGGGCTTCTTCCCCGAGCAGGACACGGGCTTTCTCATCGGCGGTGTCATGGGCCCGCAGGATGCATCTTTCCCCTATATGAATCACTCTTTGTTACAGATCGTGAAGGTGATTCAAGCCGATCCGGCCGTGGAGTATGTGAATGCCTACACAGGCGGCCGCGGCTCTACCAATAATGGGTTTGTTTTCGCCTCGCTCAAGCCACTGAGTGTACGCAAAATCAGCGCGACGGGCGTCATCAACCGCCTGCGTCCCAAGTTGAACAAGCTGACCGGCGCCGCAATCTTTCTGCAGTCGGCGCAGGACCTCCGTATCGGTGGACGCTCCAGCAACGCGCAATACCAGTACACGATTCAGTCCGACAACGAGGCTGATCTGCTGCATTGGGGGACCATCATCAAGCAGCACATGAGCCGCCTGCCCGGTTTTGCCGATGTCAACAGTGATCAGCAGGATGGCGGACTCGCCAAGCAACTGGATTACAACCGCATGACCGCTGCGCGTCTGGGGCAAACCTCGCAATCGCTCGACAGCGCCGTCTATTCCGCCTTTGGGCAGTCAGAAGTGTCGGTGATTCACAGCCCGCTCAACCAGTACTATGTCGTGCTTGAGGTCGCGCCCAAGTACTGGCAATCTCCCGAGGGGCTGAACAGCATTTACCTCAAGACCGGCAGCAGCGGCAGCAATGCTTCCTCCATGACGCCTCTGAGCCAGTTCGCGCGCTTTGAGACGACGACCACGCCGTTGCAGATCAATCACACGGGGCAGTTTCCCTCGGTGACGATCTCCTTCAATCTGCAGCCGGGCGTATCGCTGAGCACGGCGACGAGCGAGATTGACCGGATGGAAGAGCAGATTGGCCTGCCCGGCACCGTGCGCGGCACCTTCTCCGGCACCTTGCAGGCATTTCAAAAATCGCTCTCCACCGAGCCCATGCTCATCATCACGGCCATTCTGGCGGTCTACATCGTGCTGGGGGTTCTGTATGAGAGCCTGATGCATCCGCTCACAATTCTTTCCACGCTGCCCTCGGCCAGCGTCGGCGCGATGCTGGCCCTCATGCTGTTTCACAAGAACCTCGATGTGATCTCGATTATCGGCATTATTCTGCTGATCGGCATCGTGAAAAAGAATGCCATCATGATGATCGACTTTGCGCTGATGGTGGAACGCAACGAGGGAAAAAGTCCGCACGATTCCATCTTTGAGGCCTGCATGCTGCGCTTCCGGCCGATCATGATGACCACCACTGCCGCACTGGGCGGCGCGTTGCCGCTTGCCTTTGGCACCGGCATTGGCGCCGAGCTGCGGCGGCCGCTGGGCATCACCATCGTGGGCGGCCTCATGCTCAGCCAGATCATCACGCTCTATACCACCCCGGTGGTGTACCTTACGCTCGACCGTCTGCGCCTGCGGCTGCAGGGCAAGCAGCGCGATACTTTTCATCCCGGGGAACAAGCCGCCCATTAG
- a CDS encoding S41 family peptidase produces the protein MSRNFKHVVLGLAAAVILVIFLGGFAPAGVSSHPLDNAYQQMGVYEEVLHKIQADYVTVPDLADVTTGALHGLLESLDGDSAYLTPVEYKQYLAHQNDGTAQVGLIVSSRAGYATVVSVVPDSPAAGQKIQDGDMIEAINGQSTYNMSVAMVRLLLQGQAGSKITLRMIRAQSILPVNLTMTRADNLAPALEVKQYANNNILYIKPYSLTTHRVDEVIAKLKSMPANTKVLLDLRDSAQGTEADGLRLANAFIQSGTLASLHGQTLATKVFQAKPEDFVTHAPLVVLVNHGTAGAAEIVAGAVLDDKRGDVVGDPTFGEGALVKTITLPDGAAVLLTVGKYETPDGAAIEDKAITPNYLVDESIDSYLAEEGELPASEKNTPIQDDQLNKGLSLLQQKKA, from the coding sequence ATGTCTCGAAACTTCAAGCATGTTGTCCTCGGCCTCGCGGCCGCCGTGATTCTGGTCATCTTCCTGGGCGGATTCGCTCCGGCTGGCGTCAGCAGCCATCCCCTCGACAATGCCTATCAGCAGATGGGGGTCTATGAAGAGGTTCTGCACAAGATTCAGGCCGACTATGTGACGGTTCCTGACCTTGCCGACGTCACCACGGGCGCGCTGCATGGCCTGCTCGAATCCCTCGATGGCGATTCGGCCTACCTGACGCCTGTGGAGTACAAGCAGTACCTTGCGCATCAGAATGACGGCACCGCGCAGGTGGGTCTCATCGTTTCGTCGCGCGCGGGCTATGCCACGGTGGTTTCCGTGGTGCCTGACAGCCCTGCGGCCGGGCAGAAGATTCAGGATGGCGACATGATCGAGGCCATCAACGGACAGTCCACCTACAACATGTCCGTGGCCATGGTGCGTCTGCTGTTGCAGGGCCAGGCCGGCAGCAAGATCACGCTGCGCATGATCCGCGCACAGAGCATTTTGCCGGTCAACCTCACCATGACGCGCGCTGACAACCTGGCGCCCGCGCTCGAGGTGAAGCAATACGCAAACAACAATATCCTCTACATCAAGCCGTATTCGCTCACGACGCATCGCGTCGATGAGGTGATTGCAAAGCTCAAGAGCATGCCTGCCAATACCAAGGTGCTGCTCGATCTGCGCGACTCCGCGCAGGGTACCGAGGCCGACGGCCTGCGTTTGGCGAATGCTTTTATTCAGTCCGGCACGCTGGCCTCGCTGCACGGCCAGACCCTCGCGACCAAAGTCTTTCAGGCCAAGCCTGAGGACTTTGTCACGCACGCTCCGCTGGTGGTTCTCGTTAACCACGGTACGGCGGGCGCGGCCGAGATTGTGGCCGGTGCGGTGCTCGATGACAAACGCGGCGATGTGGTGGGCGACCCCACCTTTGGCGAGGGCGCACTGGTCAAGACCATCACGCTGCCCGATGGCGCGGCAGTGCTGCTGACTGTCGGCAAATATGAAACGCCAGACGGCGCCGCCATTGAAGACAAGGCCATCACTCCCAACTATCTGGTGGACGAGAGCATCGATTCCTACCTGGCCGAAGAGGGCGAACTGCCGGCCTCGGAAAAGAACACCCCGATTCAGGACGACCAGCTCAACAAGGGCCTCAGCCTGCTGCAGCAGAAAAAGGCGTAG
- a CDS encoding efflux transporter outer membrane subunit, which translates to MKIRPPHTRYHRLLAAATLVSLAALAGCNLGPKYHPPAPPQKLPANYKESTVHFQDAPGWKVAQPSAPMLHGDWWQIFHDAELNKLEGELNINNQNIKQYFESFLEARALVAEQRASFWPTLTTKPTWNRSLASSTMSNTYNTGTGASTATSSGQKSTIMALPFDASWTPDLWGQIRNQVRTAEYASQVSAAQLANEKLTEQASLAAFYFQLRGQDALIAILQQTVAADQKAYDVNLSSYKTGVGDYISVVEAKSTLESAQAQLTNLQVARAQYEHAIAMLIGQPATSFSLPPDPGFFTPPPIPVGIPAELLQRRPDIAAAERTLAEANATIGIGYGAFFPAITLSASGGFESSTFSRWFEWPSRFWSIGPSISQTIFNGGLYIAQLHQYSATYNADLATYRQTVLAAFQQVEDNLSATRLYSQQILQQKAALADAQKYLALEQGRYESGIDPYLNVITAQTTVLNDQQTLAQVQVLQMTSAVQLIEALGGGWDKSQLPTPRQVGAKVPKSEYKLQH; encoded by the coding sequence ATGAAGATTCGACCACCCCATACCCGTTATCACCGCCTGCTGGCCGCTGCCACGCTTGTATCGCTGGCCGCGCTGGCCGGCTGCAACCTCGGGCCCAAGTATCATCCGCCCGCGCCGCCGCAGAAGCTGCCTGCGAACTACAAGGAATCCACCGTGCATTTTCAGGATGCTCCCGGCTGGAAGGTCGCGCAGCCCAGCGCGCCGATGCTGCATGGCGACTGGTGGCAGATATTTCACGACGCCGAGCTGAACAAGCTCGAAGGCGAACTGAACATCAACAACCAGAACATCAAGCAGTACTTTGAGAGCTTTCTTGAGGCTCGCGCCCTCGTGGCCGAGCAGCGCGCCAGCTTCTGGCCCACGCTCACCACCAAGCCGACCTGGAACCGTTCGCTGGCTTCCTCCACCATGTCGAACACCTACAACACAGGCACGGGTGCTTCCACGGCCACCAGCTCGGGCCAGAAGAGCACCATCATGGCGCTGCCCTTTGACGCCTCCTGGACGCCCGATCTCTGGGGACAGATTCGCAATCAGGTGCGCACAGCCGAGTACGCCTCGCAGGTCAGCGCCGCACAATTAGCCAATGAAAAGCTGACCGAGCAGGCCAGTCTCGCGGCCTTCTACTTTCAGTTGCGCGGGCAGGATGCGTTGATTGCCATTCTGCAGCAGACCGTGGCGGCCGATCAAAAGGCCTATGACGTGAACCTGTCGTCCTACAAGACCGGCGTGGGCGACTACATCTCGGTGGTTGAGGCCAAATCTACTCTCGAGAGCGCGCAGGCGCAGCTCACTAATCTGCAGGTGGCGCGCGCGCAATATGAGCATGCGATCGCGATGCTGATTGGCCAGCCGGCCACCAGCTTTTCGCTGCCGCCCGATCCCGGCTTCTTCACGCCGCCCCCCATCCCGGTGGGCATTCCTGCCGAACTGCTGCAGCGGCGTCCTGACATTGCCGCGGCCGAGCGCACGCTGGCCGAGGCCAATGCCACCATCGGCATTGGTTATGGTGCGTTCTTTCCCGCCATCACGCTGTCAGCGAGCGGCGGCTTTGAGAGCTCCACCTTCTCGCGCTGGTTTGAGTGGCCGAGCCGCTTCTGGTCGATCGGGCCTTCCATTTCGCAGACCATCTTCAATGGCGGACTCTACATCGCGCAGCTTCATCAGTACTCGGCCACCTACAACGCTGATCTGGCCACCTACCGCCAGACGGTGCTGGCGGCCTTTCAGCAGGTAGAGGACAACCTCTCGGCAACGCGGCTCTATTCGCAACAGATACTGCAGCAAAAAGCAGCCTTGGCCGATGCGCAGAAGTACCTGGCGCTGGAGCAGGGCCGCTACGAGAGCGGCATTGATCCTTATCTGAACGTGATCACCGCGCAGACCACCGTGCTCAATGACCAGCAGACCCTGGCCCAGGTGCAGGTGCTGCAGATGACCTCGGCCGTGCAGTTGATTGAGGCGCTGGGCGGCGGCTGGGACAAGTCGCAGTTGCCCACCCCCCGGCAGGTGGGCGCCAAGGTGCCCAAGAGCGAATACAAGCTGCAGCATTGA